A portion of the Burkholderia pseudomultivorans genome contains these proteins:
- a CDS encoding RNA polymerase factor sigma-70, whose translation MAMADVLERPVATTANPFPGSYPERPPRPAPRARRAAEPRAQGALLDVLIAHRAMLVNVARGFVGCASRAEDVVHDVFIKLVEFPDQDAVRQPVAYVTRMVRNASIDACRRQNLENVYHTEEDDGFDVPSPEPTPEAALLTRDTLRRVWAALDDLPARSRAAFEMVRLREETLQTAARALNVSQTLVHFMVRDAERHCAECLDACHRGVACPVFLGGRARRR comes from the coding sequence ATGGCAATGGCGGACGTGCTCGAACGACCGGTCGCGACGACGGCCAACCCGTTCCCCGGCAGCTATCCGGAGCGGCCGCCACGCCCCGCGCCGCGGGCGCGCAGGGCCGCCGAGCCGCGCGCACAGGGCGCGCTGCTCGACGTGCTGATCGCGCATCGCGCGATGCTCGTCAATGTCGCGCGCGGCTTCGTCGGCTGTGCGAGCCGGGCCGAGGATGTCGTGCACGACGTCTTCATCAAGCTCGTCGAGTTTCCGGACCAGGACGCGGTGCGCCAGCCGGTCGCGTACGTGACGCGGATGGTGCGCAACGCGTCGATCGATGCGTGCCGCCGACAGAATCTCGAAAACGTCTATCACACGGAAGAGGACGACGGCTTCGACGTGCCGTCGCCCGAGCCGACGCCGGAGGCCGCGCTGCTGACGCGCGACACGCTGCGGCGCGTGTGGGCCGCGCTCGACGACCTGCCGGCGCGCAGCCGCGCGGCGTTCGAGATGGTGCGGCTGCGCGAGGAGACGCTGCAGACCGCGGCGCGCGCGCTGAACGTGTCGCAGACGCTCGTGCATTTCATGGTGCGCGACGCGGAGCGTCACTGCGCGGAATGTCTCGACGCCTGCCATCGCGGCGTCGCCTGCCCGGTGTTCCTGGGCGGCCGCGCACGGCGGCGGTAA
- a CDS encoding MbtH family protein: MTQATTPSADTDDLVYTVVINDEEQYSIWPTFRPVPAGWREVGVRGPKADCLAHIETAWTDMRPASLRRAMDGERASSAS, translated from the coding sequence ATGACGCAAGCCACGACGCCTTCCGCCGACACCGACGATCTCGTCTACACGGTCGTCATCAACGACGAAGAACAGTATTCGATCTGGCCGACCTTCCGGCCCGTGCCGGCCGGCTGGCGCGAGGTCGGCGTGCGCGGGCCGAAGGCCGACTGTCTCGCGCACATCGAAACCGCGTGGACCGACATGCGCCCCGCGAGCCTGCGCCGCGCGATGGACGGCGAGCGCGCGTCGAGCGCATCGTGA
- a CDS encoding TauD/TfdA family dioxygenase, which translates to MTLLSLPTLDDLRIEPGLPTVVSPRSDGMSLDELAPLARAIAADTLERAGGVLFTGFHVPSIDAFQQFAAAFGDPLIGYEYASTPRSQVEGAVYTSTEYPPHRAIPLHNEQSYTREWPLRIWFHCALAAPKGGATPIADSRAVYRALDPALVARFEQRELLYVRNFGQGLDLPWQQSFGTDDPAEVERMCAARGIECAWRTDDDGELLLRTRERCQAVARHPRTGDRVWFNQANLFHLSALDEDMQEALVDAVGLDNVPRNVYYGDGAPLEADALAEIRGVLDRQRIMFPWQTGDVLMLDNMLTAHARDPFEGPRKVVVAMAQSYTVPRASERRTDDA; encoded by the coding sequence ATGACCCTGCTTTCGTTGCCGACGCTCGACGACCTGCGTATCGAGCCGGGGCTGCCCACCGTCGTGTCGCCGCGCAGCGACGGCATGTCGCTCGACGAGCTCGCGCCGCTCGCGCGCGCGATCGCCGCCGACACGCTCGAGCGCGCGGGCGGCGTGCTGTTTACCGGCTTCCACGTGCCGTCGATCGACGCGTTCCAGCAGTTCGCGGCCGCGTTCGGCGATCCGCTGATCGGCTATGAATATGCGTCGACGCCGCGCAGCCAGGTCGAAGGCGCGGTGTATACGTCGACCGAATACCCGCCGCATCGCGCGATTCCGCTGCACAACGAGCAGTCGTATACGCGCGAATGGCCGCTGCGGATCTGGTTCCACTGCGCGCTCGCCGCGCCGAAGGGCGGTGCGACGCCGATCGCGGACAGCCGTGCGGTCTACCGCGCGCTCGATCCGGCGCTGGTCGCGCGCTTCGAGCAGCGCGAACTGCTGTACGTGCGCAACTTCGGGCAAGGGCTCGACCTGCCGTGGCAGCAGTCGTTCGGCACCGACGATCCGGCCGAGGTCGAGCGGATGTGCGCGGCGCGCGGCATTGAATGCGCATGGCGCACCGACGACGACGGCGAGTTGCTGCTGCGCACGCGCGAGCGCTGCCAGGCCGTCGCGCGTCACCCGCGCACCGGCGATCGCGTGTGGTTCAACCAGGCGAACCTGTTCCATCTGTCCGCGCTCGACGAAGACATGCAGGAAGCGCTCGTCGACGCGGTCGGCCTCGACAACGTGCCGCGCAACGTCTATTACGGCGACGGCGCACCGCTCGAGGCCGATGCGCTTGCAGAGATCCGCGGCGTGCTCGACCGTCAGCGCATCATGTTCCCGTGGCAGACGGGCGACGTGCTGATGCTCGACAACATGCTCACCGCGCATGCGCGCGATCCGTTCGAGGGGCCGCGCAAGGTCGTGGTCGCGATGGCGCAAAGCTACACGGTCCCGCGCGCGAGCGAGCGGAGGACCGATGACGCGTAG
- a CDS encoding ABC transporter ATP-binding protein, giving the protein MTRSTAALAARGLTVGYRDHVVIDGLDLSIAAGRVTALCGPNGCGKSTLLRTLAGLQPARAGHVEVDGRPLASFRRRALARELTMLAQFNQIPSGLTVRELVAYGRYAYGGFLRGLSRADHAAIDEALATSGLADDAGRDVGALSGGERQRAWIAMALAQQASIVLLDEPTTYLDIHHQLDILDALRTLNRTRGLTIVWVLHDLNQAAAYSDEIVLMRAGRLVAQGAPDAMLDPARLRAAFGVEMLKLAHPQTGAPMCVPAYGPSAAGTPQAAGAFDRDLAT; this is encoded by the coding sequence ATGACGCGTAGCACCGCCGCGCTGGCTGCGCGCGGGCTGACGGTAGGGTATCGCGACCATGTCGTGATCGACGGGCTCGACCTGTCGATCGCGGCCGGCCGCGTGACCGCGCTGTGCGGCCCGAACGGCTGCGGCAAGAGCACGCTGCTGCGCACGCTCGCAGGCCTGCAGCCCGCGCGCGCGGGGCACGTCGAAGTCGACGGCCGGCCGCTCGCGTCGTTTCGCCGTCGCGCGCTCGCGCGCGAGCTGACGATGCTCGCGCAGTTCAACCAGATTCCGTCGGGCCTCACGGTGCGCGAGCTCGTCGCGTACGGGCGCTACGCGTACGGCGGCTTCCTGCGCGGGCTGTCGCGCGCCGATCATGCGGCGATCGACGAGGCGCTCGCCACGAGCGGCCTTGCCGACGATGCGGGCCGCGACGTCGGTGCGCTGTCGGGCGGCGAGCGGCAGCGCGCGTGGATCGCGATGGCGCTTGCGCAGCAGGCGTCGATCGTGCTGCTCGACGAGCCGACGACCTATCTCGACATCCACCACCAGCTCGACATTCTCGACGCGCTGCGCACGCTGAACCGCACGCGCGGGCTGACGATCGTCTGGGTGCTGCACGACCTGAACCAGGCGGCCGCCTACAGCGACGAGATCGTGCTGATGCGTGCGGGCCGTCTCGTCGCGCAAGGCGCGCCCGATGCGATGCTCGATCCCGCGCGGTTGCGCGCGGCGTTCGGCGTCGAGATGCTGAAGCTCGCGCACCCGCAGACGGGCGCGCCAATGTGCGTGCCGGCCTACGGGCCGTCGGCTGCCGGCACGCCGCAGGCGGCCGGCGCGTTCGACCGGGATCTCGCCACATGA
- the fhuB gene encoding Fe(3+)-hydroxamate ABC transporter permease FhuB, giving the protein MTTFAMRKRLAAAGQRETAGRAGRIAIGLLVLIALVAAVRVAPELRAWSAAAPGSDAAALAHVFLFDLSLPRVAAALVAGGCLGIAGALFQSLTRNPLASPDLLGVTGGAQLGLLAAMLVPALAGVASVPLLFVCGLAGAACALAAAGGWRATPLRLVLAGSVCMLLFAALSTLVLAFFEQNIAGAALWTNGSLYQPGATGLMLAARWLVLPLAALPFVIRPLDPLALGDDAAAAAGVRVDATRLAATVVAVAFTSVAVSIAGPLSYVGLVAPNLLRQVRGARAARLGALVPLSALAGGALVLVTDSAVLASGLDATLSTGVAIALVGTPLMLAMIRRGAAWSGVLHAEADRSAAGGSTRLVGWLERLGWPQRTALFVAAGALIVLAGVSAGPEWLAPARWFAALSGHDAVARMLIDLRMPRLLCALLAGALLAVSGVAMQSVVRNPLAGPEVLGVTQGAGLVTLFALSSWPLMGHLTLAAAALIGGGVSLAITLALNHRHRYAPLAVALTGIVIGALWTTLAQWLITQESVQPARFVVWLVGGTYGRSWGEVSMLLPWCALAVPVFAWLAQPLDMLALGDDQAAALGLPVAVLRPLALTIATLAACAAVAAVGPIGFIGLMAPHVATMLGARRHRTRLWLAAACGALILGCADLAARMLVAPREVPAGVLTALIGAPYLLGLLIVEARRARRVGR; this is encoded by the coding sequence ATGACGACGTTTGCGATGCGCAAGCGCCTCGCGGCGGCGGGGCAGCGCGAAACGGCCGGTCGCGCGGGACGGATTGCGATCGGCCTGCTCGTGCTGATCGCGCTCGTCGCGGCCGTGCGGGTCGCGCCCGAGCTGCGTGCATGGTCGGCCGCCGCACCCGGCAGCGACGCCGCCGCGCTCGCGCATGTGTTCCTGTTCGACCTGAGCCTGCCGCGCGTCGCGGCCGCGCTCGTCGCGGGCGGTTGTCTCGGCATTGCGGGCGCGCTGTTCCAGTCGCTTACGCGCAATCCGCTCGCGTCGCCGGATCTGCTCGGCGTGACGGGCGGCGCCCAGCTCGGCCTGCTCGCGGCGATGCTCGTGCCCGCGCTGGCGGGCGTCGCGTCGGTGCCGCTGCTGTTCGTCTGCGGGCTCGCGGGCGCCGCCTGCGCGCTCGCCGCGGCCGGCGGCTGGCGCGCGACGCCGCTGCGGCTCGTGCTCGCGGGCAGTGTCTGCATGCTGCTGTTCGCGGCGCTGTCGACGCTCGTGCTCGCGTTCTTCGAGCAGAACATCGCGGGCGCCGCGTTGTGGACGAACGGCAGCCTTTATCAGCCGGGCGCGACGGGCCTGATGCTCGCCGCGCGCTGGCTCGTGCTGCCGCTGGCCGCGCTGCCGTTCGTGATCCGGCCGCTCGACCCGCTCGCGCTCGGCGACGATGCGGCCGCCGCGGCCGGCGTGCGCGTCGATGCGACGCGGCTTGCCGCGACGGTGGTCGCGGTTGCGTTCACGAGCGTGGCCGTCAGCATCGCGGGCCCGCTGTCGTATGTCGGGCTGGTCGCGCCGAACCTGCTGCGGCAGGTGCGCGGCGCGCGCGCGGCCCGGCTCGGCGCGCTGGTGCCGCTGTCGGCGCTCGCAGGCGGTGCGCTCGTGCTGGTCACCGACAGCGCGGTGCTGGCGTCGGGGCTCGACGCGACGCTGTCGACCGGCGTCGCGATCGCGCTGGTCGGCACGCCGCTGATGCTCGCGATGATCCGGCGCGGCGCCGCGTGGTCGGGCGTGCTGCATGCCGAAGCCGACCGGTCGGCCGCCGGCGGCTCGACGCGCCTCGTCGGCTGGCTCGAACGGCTCGGCTGGCCGCAGCGCACTGCGCTGTTCGTCGCGGCGGGTGCGCTGATCGTGCTCGCCGGCGTGTCGGCCGGCCCCGAATGGCTCGCGCCCGCGCGCTGGTTCGCCGCGCTGTCGGGCCACGATGCCGTCGCGCGGATGCTGATCGACCTGCGCATGCCGCGCCTGCTCTGCGCGCTGCTCGCCGGCGCGCTGCTGGCCGTCAGCGGCGTCGCGATGCAAAGCGTGGTGCGCAATCCGCTGGCCGGCCCCGAAGTGCTCGGCGTCACGCAGGGGGCGGGGCTCGTCACGCTGTTCGCGTTGTCGAGCTGGCCCCTGATGGGCCACCTGACGCTCGCGGCGGCCGCATTGATCGGCGGCGGAGTGTCGCTCGCGATCACACTCGCGCTGAATCACCGGCATCGCTACGCGCCGCTCGCGGTCGCGCTGACCGGCATCGTGATCGGCGCGCTATGGACCACGCTCGCGCAGTGGCTGATCACGCAGGAAAGCGTGCAGCCCGCGCGCTTCGTCGTATGGCTGGTCGGCGGCACCTACGGGCGCAGCTGGGGCGAGGTCTCGATGCTGCTGCCGTGGTGCGCGCTCGCGGTGCCCGTCTTCGCCTGGCTCGCGCAGCCGCTCGACATGCTCGCGCTCGGCGACGACCAGGCAGCCGCGCTCGGCCTGCCGGTCGCGGTGCTGCGACCGCTCGCGCTGACGATCGCGACGCTCGCCGCCTGTGCGGCCGTCGCGGCGGTCGGGCCGATCGGCTTCATCGGGCTGATGGCGCCGCATGTCGCGACGATGCTCGGCGCACGCCGGCACCGTACGCGGCTGTGGCTCGCGGCCGCGTGCGGCGCGCTGATCCTCGGCTGCGCGGATCTCGCGGCGCGCATGCTGGTCGCGCCGCGCGAAGTGCCGGCCGGCGTGCTGACCGCGCTGATCGGCGCGCCGTACCTGCTCGGCCTGCTGATCGTCGAGGCGCGCCGCGCGCGGCGCGTGGGGCGATGA
- the fhuF gene encoding siderophore-iron reductase FhuF yields the protein MTPPFDGARATRFSRFAPEPFAAHLDVVWLGMPDDARAPGRVVVPVGALPDHRDALLDAMVRHYGGDPARHARALVSQWSKYYFGRAAPAGVVAALTLGRPLDMAPERTFVALDDGMPAALYFAPDALGAPCDEPARRYAGLVAHLGAVIDLLAAMGRVTPRVLWSNAGNLLDFLLDSCRALPCAADPVRDADWLFGTSCVAGEPNPLRMPVRDAVPRSSLLPTPFRARRVCCLRYEIPGETQLCGSCPLLLTMDDAALAGQDAIR from the coding sequence ATGACGCCACCGTTCGACGGCGCGCGCGCCACCCGTTTCTCGCGCTTCGCGCCCGAGCCGTTCGCCGCGCATCTCGACGTCGTCTGGCTCGGCATGCCCGACGATGCGCGCGCGCCGGGCCGCGTCGTCGTGCCCGTCGGCGCGCTGCCGGATCACCGCGACGCGTTGCTCGACGCGATGGTGCGCCATTACGGCGGCGATCCGGCGCGGCACGCGCGCGCGCTGGTGTCGCAATGGAGCAAATACTATTTCGGCCGCGCGGCGCCGGCCGGCGTCGTCGCCGCGCTGACGCTCGGCCGGCCGCTCGACATGGCGCCCGAGCGCACCTTCGTCGCGCTCGACGACGGGATGCCCGCCGCGCTGTATTTCGCGCCGGACGCGCTCGGCGCGCCATGCGACGAGCCCGCGCGCCGCTATGCGGGCCTCGTCGCGCACCTCGGCGCGGTAATCGACCTGCTGGCGGCGATGGGCCGCGTGACGCCGCGCGTGCTGTGGAGCAACGCGGGCAACCTGCTCGATTTCCTGCTCGACAGCTGTCGCGCGCTGCCGTGCGCGGCCGATCCCGTGCGCGATGCGGACTGGCTGTTCGGTACGTCGTGCGTCGCCGGCGAGCCGAATCCGCTGCGCATGCCGGTGCGCGACGCGGTGCCGCGTTCGTCGCTGCTGCCGACGCCGTTTCGCGCGCGCCGCGTCTGCTGCCTGCGCTATGAAATTCCTGGAGAAACGCAACTGTGTGGAAGCTGTCCTCTGCTACTGACGATGGACGACGCGGCGCTGGCCGGGCAGGACGCGATCCGGTGA
- a CDS encoding ABC transporter substrate-binding protein encodes MTDAGRRQALARLAALGAACCGVFAAPAAAIAGDVSGDVRGGQGAATHGLSLAGNPVVSQASATMPLRPQRVVALDFMFAESVVALDLIPVGMADTAFYPGWLGYRSERLAHVTDIGSRQEPGLEAIAAVQPDLIIGVGFRHAPIFAALDRIAPTILFQFSPNVSEDGVPVTQLDWMRQIFRTIGAVTGRDARARTVEAQLDAGLARNAARLSAAGRAGERIALLQELGLPDRYWAYTGNSTAAGLARALGLEPWPKKPTREGTLYVTSADLLTQRDLAILFVTSTGLDVPLAAKLDSPVWRFVPAWQRHRIALVERNIWGFGGPMSALKLADVMTDTMLKLPVAR; translated from the coding sequence GTGACGGACGCGGGTCGCCGTCAAGCGCTCGCACGGCTCGCGGCGCTGGGCGCCGCGTGTTGCGGCGTATTCGCGGCGCCCGCGGCCGCCATCGCCGGCGACGTGAGCGGCGATGTGCGCGGCGGGCAGGGGGCGGCAACGCACGGCTTGTCGCTGGCCGGCAATCCGGTCGTGTCGCAGGCCAGCGCGACGATGCCGCTGCGGCCGCAGCGCGTGGTCGCGCTCGACTTCATGTTCGCGGAAAGCGTGGTCGCACTCGACCTGATTCCGGTCGGGATGGCCGACACCGCGTTCTATCCGGGCTGGCTCGGCTATCGGAGCGAGCGCCTCGCGCACGTGACCGACATCGGTTCGCGGCAGGAGCCGGGGCTCGAAGCGATCGCCGCGGTCCAGCCCGACCTGATCATCGGCGTCGGCTTCCGGCACGCGCCGATCTTCGCGGCGCTCGACCGGATCGCGCCGACCATCCTGTTCCAGTTCAGCCCGAACGTGTCCGAAGACGGCGTGCCCGTCACGCAGCTCGACTGGATGCGGCAGATCTTCCGCACGATCGGCGCGGTGACCGGGCGCGACGCGCGCGCGCGGACCGTCGAAGCGCAGCTCGACGCGGGGCTCGCGCGCAATGCCGCGCGCCTGTCGGCGGCCGGCCGCGCGGGCGAGCGCATCGCGCTGCTGCAGGAACTCGGCCTGCCCGACCGCTACTGGGCGTATACCGGCAACAGCACGGCCGCGGGTCTCGCGCGTGCGCTCGGTCTCGAGCCCTGGCCGAAAAAGCCGACGCGCGAAGGCACGCTCTACGTGACCTCGGCCGACCTGCTCACGCAGCGCGATCTCGCGATCCTGTTCGTGACCTCGACCGGGCTCGACGTGCCGCTTGCCGCCAAGCTCGATTCGCCGGTATGGCGTTTCGTGCCGGCATGGCAGCGGCACCGGATCGCGCTCGTCGAGCGCAATATCTGGGGGTTCGGCGGCCCGATGTCGGCGCTGAAACTGGCCGACGTGATGACCGATACGAT